The Streptomyces sp. NBC_01142 genomic interval GCCGGGCGGTCAGATCCCTTCGCCGGTCGAGATGGGCGCGTACCGCCCGGAGCACTTCCCGGGTCGGTTCGGGCCGGGGCACGGTGAGATCCTGGTCGGGTACGACGATGACGTTGACGCTCCCCGGTGCACGGACGATCCCGGCGAAGCTCCAGGGATCCTCCTTCTTCCAGACCGGCGGGCTGCCGGGCCCGTTGGCGGTGTGCAGCCGGGGCCCCAGACAGCGGCTGATCCGGATCTCGCCCGCCGCTTCCCTGGCGAGGAACTCGTAGTCGTCGGCGGTGACCGCGCGGTCGCGGATCTTGAGCTGCTCCGGGGCCCGGCGCAGTGTCTCCTCGACCGGCTCCTCGTCGGCCCCGTCCAGGCCCGCGCCCGGATTGGTGACCTTGGTGATCCCGGACGGCAGCGCGCCGGCCGGTGTTGTGCCGATGACCGTGACCCGCCCGGGGGCGACATTGCCGCTCGCGCCCGCGCCGACATGCCGGTAGCGCAGGGCCCGTACGAGACTGCCGGCCGGCGGCACCGTGCCATGGCCCTGCCCGGTGCGTTCGTCATGGTTGCCGAAGGTGATCTCGGCGGTCACGGGGTCGGCCCGGAACACCTCGCCGGGGCCCGGCGGCAGATCGTCGACCAGCCGCCAGGGCTGCCACACGGGCGGCTCGCCCCGGCCCACCTCGACGACAAGCTCGCCGGGCGGCAGTTCGGAGTCCCGCCGCCGGAACAGCGGACGCCCGCGCAGTGGGAAGGTCTGGAAGGGCTCACCGGTGCTCTCGCCCAGCAGTTCGGGCGAGCGGATCGTCGGCGCGGAGTGCGCGAGCGCGGAGTTGAACAGGATCCGGTCGAAGCCGACGGCCAGCGGAGCGGGGGAGGAGTTGGTGATCCGTACACCGATCCAGAACCGGGCCTCCGTGACCGTCTGCGCCGGATCCCGGGCGGTCACCGTGCTCCACACCGTGCCCGGCGGACCGCCGCTGCCGGACGGCGGGGCCGTGGGGCGCTGGGCCCCCCAGTCGGCCGGCGGTCGCAGCCGTACGGTGCCGTCCTGGCGCAGCAGCCGCGTCCCGTCCACGGCCCCGGGAACGGCGGGCCAGGCCTGTGGCTGGACCGTGTCCTTCGCGTACACCCAGCTCACCAGGGTCTGCGCGGGTGCCACCGAGTCCGGCACGGGCAGATAGAGCCGAGGGCGCAGCAGCACCTCCTCGGTGGTGGCCCGGTCGAAGCCGAGGCACAGCTGGACCGTCCGGTTCGGTTCCACGGTGACCAGGTACTTCCCTGCCGGCGGTCCGACGACAGCGGCCGACACCTGGTCGTACGACGCGGAGGCGGCACCCGCCGGGTAGGGGCCGATGAGGACCGCGTCGCGCAGGTTGACCGGCAGTACCGTCACCTCCTCGTCGGTCTCGAAGACGACTGGCAGTTCTCCCTCCTCCGAGGGGGTCTGGGCCTGCGTCCCGGCCGGTACGGTCACCGCGCCCGCGCCCGAGGTGAAGGTCAGGTGGGTGTGGGCGGGGGTAGCGGGGTCGCGTGTGATGCCGAGCAGGCGCAGAAAGGCGAGATAGTGCTTGTCCGGGACCCGGTTGAGCCGGTAGATGACGCCCTCGGCGAGCCAGGCGAACAGTTCGATGAGGGTGATGCCCAGGTCGCTGGGGTTGTGGTCGGTCCACTCGGGCGCGTACCGGGGGATCAGGGCGCGCATCTCGTCGACGAGTTCCTGCCAGCTGCGGTCGTCCAGATCGGGGGGCTGGATGCGCCCGCGCTCTGATTCGTAGGTCATCGCGGCCCCTCCAGGGAGAACGGATGGACGAGGCTGTGGATGTCCTGCGTGGCTCGCAGGCGGTAGGTGACGCCGATCAGCAACGCATCGCGGGTCTGGTCGTTCTCGACCACGACCTCGACGAGTTCGATACGCGGCTCCCATCGTCCGAGGCCCTCCTCGACGTAATAGCGGGCCAGGTTGGCCGTAGTGGCGTTGTTGGGCGCGAAGGCCAGCCGCTTGAGGTCGCAGCCGAAGCGGGGTCGCATCACCCGCTCGCCGTGTTGCGTGCCGAGGATGATCCGGATGGACTCCTCGACCTTCCTGGGACCGGCCGACTGAGCGAGGCCCAGGGTGCCGAGCCGCATCGGGAAGGCGATGCCCCGGCCGTGGAATTCGATCGCCCCGGAACTGGAGCCGGAGTTGATCGGGTACATGATGTGGTCCCCGCCGCCGTCAGGAGGCCCGCAGCCTGGCCTGTCCGGCCACCGCGAACAGCGCCGTCTGCGGAGTCGTCCCGCTCACCGTGCCGTCGGTCGTCCCGCCGAGCGTGTCGAGCAGGACGGGGTCCCCGCCCGCCTTGAGCTTGAGGGCCTCGCCGGTGGTCACACTCTTGACGGTCAGGCACTTCACGAACGGCGGCGAACTCGACTCGGTGGTACCGCAGACAGTGACCGCGGATCCCACGAGCTCCGTCTTCCGCAGGACGGGGTGACCGCCGATTCTCAGCTTGGCGGAGCCCGCCGCCCGCACATTGCCGGCTCCCGGCAGATGCCCGCACCCCACCGTGCTCGCCGTCGTCACTACGTACGCCATCGCTCTCTCCACCCCTCACGTGACGTCGACCTGTGTCGCGTCCATCGAGATCTTCGTCTTGCCCCCGGCGGCCTCCAGGCTGATGGTGCCCTTGGCCTTGATCGTCAGATTTCCGCCGGCTTCGATGGTGATCGAGCCGTCCCGGGCGTTCAGCGTGATGGCGCTGCCCGCCATGTCCCTGATCACCAACTCCCCGGTGTCCAGGGTGTCGTCGAAGGTGATGCTGTGACCGGCGCGGCTCTTGATGACCCGGATGCTGTTCGTGCCGTCCGTGTTGGTGGCCGGCGGGCCCTTCTCGACCGTCCACAGACCACCGAGGACATACGGCTTGCTCAGATCCCCGTGTTCGAAGGCGACCAGCACTTGGTCGCCGGTCTCGGGCAGCGCGTAGAAGCCCATGTCCTTGCCGGCCATGGGGCGGGCGCACGGTGCCCAGCCGCTGGTGAACTTCTTGGACAGGCCCGGATAAGACACCTTCACCCGGCCGAGCGGCACCGTCGGCGGAACGTCCAGCACCTCGTTGTTGTCCTCGACCTCGGCCACCAGCACGCCGTAGAAGCGCTCGGCCCGGTTGGGCGGGGGCTCTTCCACCAACTGCTTGCGGAGCAGGCCGAGGAGATTGGTATGACCGCGCTGGGTGATCGAGAAGTCGGTGGTGAACCCGCTGTCGTCCAGGCGGTGCGTCACCTTGCGCACCCGGTAGGTGCCGCCGAACCGCTTGCCGACGCCGCGGATCTCGACGTAGGCGCCCGCGGACAGGCCCGGTATGCCGATGCAGGAGCCGTGCCCCTCGTACATGCCCTCGAGCAGTTCGGCCAGCAGGGACCTGGCCAGCACCGCGGCGTCCAGCGGGTTGTCCAGGGTGTGCTTGCGGATGCCCTTGCGGACCAGCGAGGCCAGCAGGTCCATGGCGGTCTCGCCCAGCCGCTCGGCCAGGTCCGCCACGTCCAGGTCGGCGGCCAGCGCGGTGCTGTGGATGGTCTGCGCGAGTTCCTGGTTGTAGCCGCGGACGACCTGCAGACCGGCCAGCCCCGCGGCGGAGATCCGGGGCGAGAAACTCGACAGATTCCTGCCCCACTCCAGCACATGGGCGGCCGTGCGGGGACGCGGGAAGTGGAAGTGCAGCCGGTCCCACTCGACGTACACATCGAAGAAGTACTTCTCGGCGCGCGCCTTCAGGAACGCCATGTCGCTCTCGACCTGGGGGGTCTTGGCCGGGAGCCCCGGGGTGGGGTCCACGACCGGGATCAGACCGTTCTCCACCGCGATTCGCGCGGCGATGAGCCCGTCGTTCATCAGCGGGTACTCGGTGGGCTCCGGCTGGACGCGGCGCATCCGGTACGACTTGTCGTAGCCGGAGACCCGGATGGTGGGTGGACCGTCCCGGGGGAAGGACGGCTCGACGGAGGCGATCTCGCCGAGGAAGGCGGGCAGCAGTTCATTGCCGTACCCGAGATGGATCTCGACGGTCCGGCCGGGATCCAGCAGCGCCGAGTCGAGCAGCGTGTTGCCGGAGTTGCGCAGGACCAGGGAGAAGGAGCCCGCAAGGTCCAGGTCGGTCTCGACGGTCAGGCTCAGCACCTGGTCGGCCACGTCGGCAGCGAGCGTCACGCCCGAGATACGCACGTCGAAGCGGGGCGCGTAGTACGACGGTTCGGTCGCGGGTTCGGTCACGGCCGGGGTCCTCCTGAGCCGGTGGGGATGACCAGCGGCAGACCCGGCGGCAGGGCGAAGGGATCCTCGCTGTCATTCGCCCCGGCGATCTCGCGCCAGCGGGCGGGATCGCCCAGATAGACCCCCGCGAGCGCGCTGAGGGTGTCCCCCGCCACGGTGATGTGCACGGTCGCGGAGCCGCGGAGCACGGAACGCGCCGTCTGCGCAGCGGTGTTCACGGCCGTGTTCGCAGCGGCGGAGACCGTCGGCGAGCCGACGAAGAAGCCACTGCGGATCTCGACATCGACCCGTACGTACTCCTGGAACCGCACGGACAGAGTGCAGCGTACGGGCGTGCCGTCGCGCAGGAACATGGTGTAGCGCTGGCCCGCGTCGACCAGTACGCACTCGAAGTGGAAACGGCCCAGGGAGAACAGCAGGACCGGCGGGCCCTGGGTCAGCGGGTCCTTGTCGAGCAGCCGGACGATCGGCGCGGTATGCCCGCGGACGTCCTGCGGGGGATCGGTTTCGTACGTGTCGAAGAACAGCTCCATGGTGAGTGCACGGGCCCTGCCGCGCACATACTGGACCGGCGGGCTGTTCAGACCGGGGATGCCGACCTCGGCGAAGTTGTTGCCCTGTTCGAGCCTGAACTCCTCCGGGTTGTACATGACGGGGAAGGCTTCGCCTGTCGACGTGTTCACGATCAGGGCCTTGGCCAGCTCGTTGCTCACGGGGGGTGGCACGTCAACCTCCGCGCTCGAAGTCGGTCCGGAGCCGGTGCATCAGCTCGTCGAGGAGGCTCTGCCGGAGCCGCTCCAGGTCCGGCGGGGGCGGGGCGGATACGGCGGGGGACAACTGGCCGTCCCGGTCGGCGGGGGCTGCCGCGGGGCGGGCGGCGGGGGAGTGCGCCGGGGAAGGCAGGTGCCCGGGAGCGGTCGTATGCAGTGTCGGATGCGGCAGCGCGTGCGGTGCCGGGGGCCCGCCGTGCCGAGCCGCCTGCGGTACGACGCCGGGGGCGACGGCGGCACGTTCGCCGGCCAGCGCCTCCGCCTCCTCGTCCTGGGCGCCGCCGCCCGTCGCCCGGCGCCAGGCCGCGCCCGGTCGCAGCAGGGCCAGCACATGGGTGGCCTCGTGTACAAGGAGCCCGAATCCGCGCGGCTCGCGCGGTTGGAACCGCCCCGCGCGAAAGTACACATTGCGGCCCACCGTCACCGCGTCGGCCCGATGGGCGTGGGCGAGGGAGTCTGCAGTGTCGTCGTCGTGTACGCGCAGTGCGTCGGCGGCCGGACCGGCCACGTCACGCAGCCGGGACCGCACATCGGCGGGCAACGGCCGCCCCGGCGTGAACCGGTCGGCCCTCGCACCGGGCGCCTTCCGGTCCGGCCAGGCTGCCGGCCCCGGCCGTGCTCCTGGATCCGTTTCCGGACCCGTTTCCGGACCCGTTTCCCGGCCGAACGCGCGCGTGGCCGTCGGCCGCAGCGCGGCACCGGCGCTCTCCGGAGCCGACTCGACCCGGTCGAAGCGCCCGTCGAACGGTGCGGCGATCTCCCCGGCGTGTTCGATCAGCGTCCCCAGCGGACCCGCCCAGGGGAACGTGGGCGTCAGCCGGCCCGACAGCCACCGCGCCTGCGCGTCGAGCAGCTCGCCGAGCGTGGCCGACGCGGGCCGACCCTCCTGCTCGTGCCGCTGCTCATCCCGCTCCAGTTCCTTCATACTCCTCCGTCACTGCTGTTCCGACGCGGCCGAGTCGCCGACCTCGCGCACCCAGCGCCGCCGCTGCGCGTGATCCAGGTTCAGTACCTCGGTGAGGGTCCAGTGGACATACCGGCCGAGAAAGGCCACCTCCTGGTGAACCCGGTCCAGGGGGTAGCCCGTCATCCCCCCAGCGGCGGCACCTCCGCCTGCTGCTCCGTACCGCACCGCGTGCACTGCACCGTGATGACCGTCGGCGTCAGCCCGTTGATCCGGTTGTAGAGGTCCTGGAGATGAGCCAGGTCCTGCGAGAACAGGCCTTCGATGACGCCTGGATTGATCTCCGGCACCCCGCCGAGTTTCGTCACCACACGTGAGAGCAGGATGACGACCAGATACGCGGGCCAGTTCCGCACCCGCGGATCCTTCAGCGGATAGATCTCGTCCGCCGCCGTGGCCAGCCGCATCACCCCGGTGCGATGCAGGTTCCCCTCGGCGTCGACGTACCCCTTCGGCAGTTCGAACTCGACTTCGGTCACCAGCATGGCCGCGCTCACACCCTCGTCAGACCTTCGTGAGCCAGCACCAGCGTGTCGATGGCGATGTCGCTGCCCTTCGCGTTGAAGGCGGCACCCTCCCATTTGCTCGGCCACGCGTTGATGAAGTTCCAACGGGCGACCTCGGTGCGGTTGCCGAGGTCGTAGACGACGATGGAGCCGTTCTTCCGCAGCGGTTTCCCGTCCACCACCTGCTGCCGCCAGGCCCACAGTTGCGTCGACTCGGTGAGCCCCCACTTCAGGGTGATGTCGGTGAAGCTGGTCCTGCCCGGAAGTTTGCTCACGGTCGAGTTGTCGCCGCCCTGGCGTGTCTCGATGACCTCCGTCGTCGAGCCCAGGCCGCTGCATTCGGTGAAACTGGCCTGGGCGATGCCCTCCAGCTCCACCAGGAAGTTGAAATTGCGGAATGGATCGACGCGCTGACCTGTCTGTGGCATCGCCGGATCCTCCTCTCAGCCATAGGTGCTGCGGCTCTCAGCCTTCGGTGATCCCGGCGCCACCGGCCCACAGGCCCAGGCGCACCACGACATGCTCGGCGGGGCGGGTCGGCGCCACCCCGATCTCCACCACGATCTGCCCCAAGTCCCGCACCGCCGCCGGGTTGAGCTCCTCGTCGATCTTGACGTAGAAGGCCTCCGCCGCCGTACGCCCGAAGAGTGCGCCCGCCTGCCAGATCCGGGTCAGGAACTCGGTGATCGACCGCTCGAGTCCCTTCCACAGCGCAGTGTTGTTCGGTTCGAAGACTGCCCAGCGCAGCCCCTGCAGCAGCGACGCCTCGATGTAGGAGACGAGCCGCCGGACGTTCACATGGCGCCAGGCAGTCTCGTCCGAGAGGGTGCGCGCACCCCACACCAGCGGCGGGCGGCCGGGGAATCGGCGGATGGCGTTGACACCGCCCTGGTTGAGCTTTCCGTGTTCGGTGTCATTGAGCGCGTACGCCAGATCCAGCGCTCCCCTGACCGGCTCGTTGGCGGGCGCCTTGTGCACCCCGCGCAGGCTGTCGCTGCGCGCCATGACACCGGCGACATGGCCGGAGGGCGGCACGGTCACCATGGCCGACGCGCCGCCGGAAGCGGTCGGATCGCTGATGAGGATCCATGGCCAGTACAACGCGGCGAAGGCCCCGTCGGAGGAGATCAGCGAGCCGCGCTGGGTCTGCAGCGCGCCATCGGCCTTGAGCGGTGTCTGATCCTGGGCACCGTCCAGGATCGCGAAGCGGTTCCCCATGGCCACGCAGTGGTCGATGACCTTCTTCTGCGCGGCGACGTCGACCACGCCGGGCAGGCACACCATGCTCACATCGGGCACCCGGGTGAGCTGGTCCAGGGCGGTGTCGAGCCCCGTCATGTCCTTGACCGGCACCACCTGGGCCAGAGTTCCTCCGTTGCCGAAGAACCCCCGGACGGCGTGCGGAAGTTGCAGGTTCTGCTGGTAGCCGTCGAAGGACGCGGTGTACGCGGTCCAGCTGGTGACGGCGACCGGCCTGCCCAGGGCGGCGTCCGGCAGCGCTTTGGCCGCTGTGCCGATGAGCGCCGCGGCGCCCGCGCCGACGCCGGCAATCGGGCCGGCCGGGGTGATCTCCTCGATGTGCACACCGGGTGTGCTGTCCTCGTAGTTGGCCATCGGCTCGGTTCCTCCTTGTCATCGAAGGGCATCGCGGTCTTCGCGGTCCCGCTCGCTCAGGGACCGGGCAGGATCACGTCATGGACCTGGCTGTCGGCCGCGTACCGCACCTCACGGCGCAGCTCCGGCCGGTTCGGCGGCTGCACGAGCAGGGTGTATGTACCGAACTCCAGCTGGTCGAAGGCGAATCGTCCGGCGGCTCCTGCCACCGTCCGCCGCTGCGCCTCGACCACGGTCACCGGCGTACCGGCCAGCGGAGCCAGCCCGCTGTCCAGCACCCGTCCCGCGAGCGCCGGATGGCTGAGCGAGGTGGAGGCGATCCGGAGCACATCGGTGGCCGGGTACGCGTCCGGTTCCTCGGAGAGCTGCATGCCGATGGTGACGGTGAGCGCGATGGCCGGCCGGGGCGCCACCCCCAGGGCGGTCCAGAACTGGCCCATGCCCTGGCCCTCCTTCGTCTGGGCGACGGAGGAGGGCAGCGGATACAGCGGAGGCGGAGTCTTCAGCTCGCCGCGCAGAAAGCGGTCCTCGATCACTGGGAAGCGATGGAGCCACAGCAACAGAAGCCCGAGCAGCCGGTGCTCCTCCTCGGCCTTCAGACCCCCGCTCCTCGTCGACCAGGTGGTGGCCAGATACGTACAGTCCACCCGCAGCGGCGGCCGCCGGCTCAGATAACCGTCCGCCGTCCGCTCCAGCAACGGTGTGTCGTCCCGCAGCGTCCTGTTCTCCTGGACGTCGTGGAGGAACAGGTTCACCGTTGTGAGCGTGGGCTGGAAACCCTTGTCCGGCGTGTCGAAACTGATGTCGGCTGCGCGGAGGACGGCCGGCGCGTCCAAGTCGGTCAGCATCGCCTTGAGCGTGGCATCCAGGTCCTGAAACATCTTTGCCACCTTGTACGTTCATGCCGGCTCCCGGTGTGCGTACGGGTCAGCGTCGGGAACGACCTTGCCCATCTTCTGGTATTCGCGCCGGACGGCGGTGAGCAGCTGCGTCATCCCGATCCGGGTCCGCTGGGCGGCGGCCAGATACGCCGCGTGCAGCACGACGTTGCGGATGTTGCCGCCGGACAGCTGGAAGTCGCCGGCCAGCCGGTCGTAGTCGATCGCCGGGTCGCAGGGTGCTTCCGGCGGCATCCGGACCTTCCAGATACGCCGCCGCTCGGCGTCTTCCGGGAAGGGGAAGTCGATGACGAACTGAAGCCGGCGGGTGAACGCGTCGTCCATGTGCCGGCGCAGATTGGTGGCCAGGACAGCGAGACCGTCGTACTGCTCCATGCGCTGGAGCAGATAGGAGATCTCGACATTGGCGTACCGGTCGTGCGCGTCATGTACCTCGGAACGCTTGCCGAACAGCGCGTCCGCCTCGTCGAACAGCAGGATGGCGTTGGCGTCGGCCGCTGCGATGAAGACGCGTTCCAGGTTCTTCTCGGTCTCCCCGATGTACTTGCTGATCACCGAGGACAGGTCGATCTTGAAGAGGTCCAGGCCGAGTTCGTGGGCGACGACCTCGGTGGCCATGGTTTTTCCGGTACCCGAAGGCCCCGCGAAAAGTGCGCTGATCCCCTTGCCCTGGGACATCCGGCGGCCGATGCCCCAGTCCTCCATGACCTGCTGCCGGTGCGCGACCCACTCGCACAGTTCGTGTAACTGGGCCAGGGAGTCCGTGGGGAGGACGAGATCGTCCCAGTCGGCGACCGGCTCGATCCTTCGCGTGAGCGCCGCCAGGTCATGACCGGTCTGACCACGGGCCGCCGCGAACAGCGTGCCGCGACCGGGCCCCGCCCCACCACCTTCACCCGATGCGAGAGAGGTCAGTACGGCGTCCTCGATCTGCTCGTGCCCGAGGCGGAACCGCCCGGCCAGGGCGTCGAGATCGGCCGCGGGGACGGCGGCGCCGTGCGCGGCCAGTGTCCGCTCCCACACCGCGCGCCGGGCCACCGCGTCCGGCCGTAGGAAGGTCACACACCGCACGCCCAGCGGCCGTCCCGGCACCGGAGCCCATGGGGCGGTCCCGGACATGACGACGACACCCTCGTGCCCGGCGAGCTGGTCCGCCAGCGACCGCTGGTGGCCGATCCCGCAGACCCCGTCGATGTAGAGGAGCGCGCCCTGCAGCGACGCCTCCCGCAGGACCAGCGCGAGAACGTCACGCAATGGACCCTCCTCCTGCGGCAGCCGCCCGGCGTCGACGCTGAGCAGCGGTACGCGAAGCGCACCCGCCAGCGACTCGGCGGCCCGGCGCCGCCCGGCGCCCGGGGGGCCGTGGAAGTACAGCCGCAACGGATGGTGTCCCCAGGCCCGTTCCACCGGCCCCAGCAGCCTCGGATCGGGCGCTTCCGCGGACGAGTGGGCGGGTGGGGGAGGCGTGAGCCGGCAGCAGGGTGCCAGTCTGCGGTCCAGGCCTGTCTGGCCGAGCAGCACATCGATGATCTGTTC includes:
- a CDS encoding phage baseplate assembly protein V yields the protein MTEPATEPSYYAPRFDVRISGVTLAADVADQVLSLTVETDLDLAGSFSLVLRNSGNTLLDSALLDPGRTVEIHLGYGNELLPAFLGEIASVEPSFPRDGPPTIRVSGYDKSYRMRRVQPEPTEYPLMNDGLIAARIAVENGLIPVVDPTPGLPAKTPQVESDMAFLKARAEKYFFDVYVEWDRLHFHFPRPRTAAHVLEWGRNLSSFSPRISAAGLAGLQVVRGYNQELAQTIHSTALAADLDVADLAERLGETAMDLLASLVRKGIRKHTLDNPLDAAVLARSLLAELLEGMYEGHGSCIGIPGLSAGAYVEIRGVGKRFGGTYRVRKVTHRLDDSGFTTDFSITQRGHTNLLGLLRKQLVEEPPPNRAERFYGVLVAEVEDNNEVLDVPPTVPLGRVKVSYPGLSKKFTSGWAPCARPMAGKDMGFYALPETGDQVLVAFEHGDLSKPYVLGGLWTVEKGPPATNTDGTNSIRVIKSRAGHSITFDDTLDTGELVIRDMAGSAITLNARDGSITIEAGGNLTIKAKGTISLEAAGGKTKISMDATQVDVT
- a CDS encoding Pvc16 family protein; translated protein: MFQDLDATLKAMLTDLDAPAVLRAADISFDTPDKGFQPTLTTVNLFLHDVQENRTLRDDTPLLERTADGYLSRRPPLRVDCTYLATTWSTRSGGLKAEEEHRLLGLLLLWLHRFPVIEDRFLRGELKTPPPLYPLPSSVAQTKEGQGMGQFWTALGVAPRPAIALTVTIGMQLSEEPDAYPATDVLRIASTSLSHPALAGRVLDSGLAPLAGTPVTVVEAQRRTVAGAAGRFAFDQLEFGTYTLLVQPPNRPELRREVRYAADSQVHDVILPGP
- a CDS encoding phage tail sheath subtilisin-like domain-containing protein; this encodes MANYEDSTPGVHIEEITPAGPIAGVGAGAAALIGTAAKALPDAALGRPVAVTSWTAYTASFDGYQQNLQLPHAVRGFFGNGGTLAQVVPVKDMTGLDTALDQLTRVPDVSMVCLPGVVDVAAQKKVIDHCVAMGNRFAILDGAQDQTPLKADGALQTQRGSLISSDGAFAALYWPWILISDPTASGGASAMVTVPPSGHVAGVMARSDSLRGVHKAPANEPVRGALDLAYALNDTEHGKLNQGGVNAIRRFPGRPPLVWGARTLSDETAWRHVNVRRLVSYIEASLLQGLRWAVFEPNNTALWKGLERSITEFLTRIWQAGALFGRTAAEAFYVKIDEELNPAAVRDLGQIVVEIGVAPTRPAEHVVVRLGLWAGGAGITEG
- a CDS encoding DUF4157 domain-containing protein, with protein sequence MKELERDEQRHEQEGRPASATLGELLDAQARWLSGRLTPTFPWAGPLGTLIEHAGEIAAPFDGRFDRVESAPESAGAALRPTATRAFGRETGPETGPETDPGARPGPAAWPDRKAPGARADRFTPGRPLPADVRSRLRDVAGPAADALRVHDDDTADSLAHAHRADAVTVGRNVYFRAGRFQPREPRGFGLLVHEATHVLALLRPGAAWRRATGGGAQDEEAEALAGERAAVAPGVVPQAARHGGPPAPHALPHPTLHTTAPGHLPSPAHSPAARPAAAPADRDGQLSPAVSAPPPPDLERLRQSLLDELMHRLRTDFERGG
- a CDS encoding DUF6760 family protein, which produces MTGYPLDRVHQEVAFLGRYVHWTLTEVLNLDHAQRRRWVREVGDSAASEQQ
- a CDS encoding baseplate J/gp47 family protein codes for the protein MTYESERGRIQPPDLDDRSWQELVDEMRALIPRYAPEWTDHNPSDLGITLIELFAWLAEGVIYRLNRVPDKHYLAFLRLLGITRDPATPAHTHLTFTSGAGAVTVPAGTQAQTPSEEGELPVVFETDEEVTVLPVNLRDAVLIGPYPAGAASASYDQVSAAVVGPPAGKYLVTVEPNRTVQLCLGFDRATTEEVLLRPRLYLPVPDSVAPAQTLVSWVYAKDTVQPQAWPAVPGAVDGTRLLRQDGTVRLRPPADWGAQRPTAPPSGSGGPPGTVWSTVTARDPAQTVTEARFWIGVRITNSSPAPLAVGFDRILFNSALAHSAPTIRSPELLGESTGEPFQTFPLRGRPLFRRRDSELPPGELVVEVGRGEPPVWQPWRLVDDLPPGPGEVFRADPVTAEITFGNHDERTGQGHGTVPPAGSLVRALRYRHVGAGASGNVAPGRVTVIGTTPAGALPSGITKVTNPGAGLDGADEEPVEETLRRAPEQLKIRDRAVTADDYEFLAREAAGEIRISRCLGPRLHTANGPGSPPVWKKEDPWSFAGIVRAPGSVNVIVVPDQDLTVPRPEPTREVLRAVRAHLDRRRDLTARLEVHGPRYLPVVVEASIVVWKQAADAGADLEEIRKDTLRKINAFLHPVRGGPSGSGWQVGQHVFGSDLFQAVRPPDDLGYLATLRVKPDIPAYHFPPLNPAGTAGNYQPERERPLALTDFAASVRLADYELVCAAADSAHLVTPTVSNS
- a CDS encoding phage tail protein, which produces MPQTGQRVDPFRNFNFLVELEGIAQASFTECSGLGSTTEVIETRQGGDNSTVSKLPGRTSFTDITLKWGLTESTQLWAWRQQVVDGKPLRKNGSIVVYDLGNRTEVARWNFINAWPSKWEGAAFNAKGSDIAIDTLVLAHEGLTRV
- a CDS encoding GPW/gp25 family protein, with product MYPINSGSSSGAIEFHGRGIAFPMRLGTLGLAQSAGPRKVEESIRIILGTQHGERVMRPRFGCDLKRLAFAPNNATTANLARYYVEEGLGRWEPRIELVEVVVENDQTRDALLIGVTYRLRATQDIHSLVHPFSLEGPR
- a CDS encoding ATP-binding protein produces the protein MDHDFPSPASLAFLRLDRLLARAVEAARTRFGAEAAADSFRGLFVSAVQAERALEVPAGEPLLAGSGGAPLEPDWKRITDEARGWAWLRDAYGLSDLELDVVLLTLAPEMDLRYERLYGYLQDDVSRRRPTVGLALDLLTATPEERLAARGVFGAGAPMLSRRVLTAVPDPRAVAPPLLAHFLVLDEQIIDVLLGQTGLDRRLAPCCRLTPPPPAHSSAEAPDPRLLGPVERAWGHHPLRLYFHGPPGAGRRRAAESLAGALRVPLLSVDAGRLPQEEGPLRDVLALVLREASLQGALLYIDGVCGIGHQRSLADQLAGHEGVVVMSGTAPWAPVPGRPLGVRCVTFLRPDAVARRAVWERTLAAHGAAVPAADLDALAGRFRLGHEQIEDAVLTSLASGEGGGAGPGRGTLFAAARGQTGHDLAALTRRIEPVADWDDLVLPTDSLAQLHELCEWVAHRQQVMEDWGIGRRMSQGKGISALFAGPSGTGKTMATEVVAHELGLDLFKIDLSSVISKYIGETEKNLERVFIAAADANAILLFDEADALFGKRSEVHDAHDRYANVEISYLLQRMEQYDGLAVLATNLRRHMDDAFTRRLQFVIDFPFPEDAERRRIWKVRMPPEAPCDPAIDYDRLAGDFQLSGGNIRNVVLHAAYLAAAQRTRIGMTQLLTAVRREYQKMGKVVPDADPYAHREPA